A stretch of the Phycisphaeraceae bacterium genome encodes the following:
- a CDS encoding esterase-like activity of phytase family protein: MALAVAAAWSVVGAGAAWAQPLAVTYRNSVGLPSSAVDQHGQAFTITGLSGLTHVAGARWAAVMDNSNKVVMLDLVLAADGAVVSASVAGAVSLAETMDFEDIAYTGALRYSVLLCEEGGPSVREYRLVDGSLAGVIAAPAVFASRRTNFGFESVSMRSGGGEVWVCNEEALTVDGALSTQAAGTTVRLVRYTSAGAGLLPSVASSQFACAVQPLHGAPTSGSRSGVSALVVLPSGVVLSLERSLAAPFIIPTFQSRIYELAMQGASDIAAPPTDAGLIGQAYTPVGKRLLYSGSHLNMEGLALGPPLPGGGWSLVGIVDDGDPLSTNRVVAFRLTGDAGSLHCAADIDRSGVADPTDIALFISVWLGSLGTGTVAGDFDGNGTVDPADVAGFIYDWLAAVASACS, translated from the coding sequence ATGGCGCTGGCGGTGGCGGCCGCGTGGAGCGTGGTTGGAGCCGGCGCGGCGTGGGCACAGCCGCTGGCGGTGACGTACCGCAACAGCGTGGGCCTGCCGTCGTCGGCGGTGGATCAGCACGGGCAGGCGTTCACCATCACGGGGCTGAGCGGGCTCACGCATGTGGCGGGGGCGCGGTGGGCGGCGGTGATGGACAACTCGAACAAGGTGGTGATGCTCGACCTCGTGCTCGCGGCGGACGGCGCGGTGGTGTCGGCGTCGGTGGCGGGCGCGGTCTCGCTGGCGGAGACGATGGACTTCGAGGACATCGCGTACACAGGGGCGCTGCGGTACAGCGTGCTGCTGTGCGAGGAGGGGGGGCCGTCGGTCCGCGAGTATCGGCTCGTGGATGGATCGCTGGCGGGGGTGATCGCGGCGCCGGCGGTGTTCGCCAGCCGGCGCACGAACTTCGGATTTGAATCGGTGTCGATGAGGAGCGGCGGGGGCGAGGTGTGGGTGTGCAACGAGGAGGCGCTGACGGTGGACGGCGCTCTCTCCACGCAGGCGGCGGGGACGACGGTGCGACTGGTGCGGTACACCAGCGCCGGCGCGGGGCTGCTGCCGTCGGTCGCTTCGTCGCAGTTCGCGTGCGCGGTGCAGCCACTACACGGCGCACCGACGAGCGGGTCGAGGAGCGGCGTCAGCGCGCTGGTGGTGCTGCCATCGGGGGTGGTGCTGTCGCTCGAGCGGTCGCTGGCCGCGCCGTTCATCATCCCGACGTTCCAGAGCCGCATCTACGAGTTGGCGATGCAGGGGGCGAGCGACATCGCGGCGCCGCCGACGGATGCGGGCCTGATCGGGCAGGCGTACACGCCGGTAGGGAAGAGGCTGCTGTATTCGGGAAGCCACCTCAACATGGAGGGGTTGGCGCTCGGGCCGCCGTTGCCGGGCGGGGGATGGTCGCTGGTGGGGATCGTGGACGACGGGGATCCGCTGAGTACGAACCGGGTGGTGGCGTTCCGGCTGACGGGCGATGCGGGGTCGCTGCACTGCGCGGCGGACATCGATCGATCGGGCGTGGCGGATCCGACGGACATTGCGCTGTTCATCTCGGTGTGGCTGGGGAGCCTGGGGACCGGGACTGTGGCGGGAGACTTTGACGGAAATGGGACGGTGGACCCGGCGGATGTCGCGGGGTTTATCTACGATTGGCTTGCGGCGGTTGCTTCCGCGTGCTCTTAG
- a CDS encoding tetratricopeptide repeat protein, whose protein sequence is MAEAPLQQAYRQFDAGRFEQACAGALRVLQRSPGDPGANSLMSASLAMQGKLVQAEFYAKRAAEAAPEVAEAAFAWADLLFRLGRYDDAAGAVERVLARSPEHPDALAKLASAHAGAKRLGRALGIAERGLKAHPASEVLAIEAGRLALLLGDTARAVEIAGAGCAANPGSLRLARFRAFAANYEPTVEPADAFDLHRAAGALLESRLPEQPPGAWDLDAERPLRIGLLSADLNNHVVARFLGPLLRNLDGGSFSVRMYMTSSRTDGMSQRLASMGAGFVVLAGVGTAEQAAAIRGDRIDILIELGGYTGEPALDPMAQRCAPLQGTYLGYPATTGCTRVDFRLVDSLTDPPGEAERFATERLMRLDPCFLCYEPQEGDAGAARAGRAEGGIRFGSFNALQKINPPLLRLWSRVLEAMPGSTLVIKNMALVQAEVREVLRGRLAAAGLGVDRVRIVAPHDRAADHLAAYAEIDIALDTFPYCGTTTTCEALWMGVPVVSKVGGVHASRVGLSLLSAVGLSDLAAGSDDEFVQTAAGLAGDRDRLAALRGGLRETMRGSVLCDGAGFAARFGAVMRGLWRERCAAGLGSG, encoded by the coding sequence ATGGCCGAAGCACCGCTCCAACAGGCCTACCGGCAGTTCGATGCCGGGCGATTCGAGCAGGCCTGCGCGGGGGCGCTGCGCGTGCTGCAGCGATCGCCGGGGGATCCCGGCGCGAACTCGCTGATGTCGGCGTCGCTGGCGATGCAGGGGAAGCTGGTGCAGGCGGAGTTCTACGCGAAGCGGGCGGCGGAGGCGGCGCCGGAGGTGGCGGAGGCGGCGTTCGCGTGGGCGGACCTGCTCTTCCGGCTGGGGCGGTACGACGATGCGGCGGGCGCGGTGGAGCGGGTGCTGGCCCGGTCGCCGGAGCATCCTGACGCGCTCGCCAAGCTCGCCTCGGCGCACGCGGGGGCCAAGCGACTGGGCCGGGCGCTGGGGATCGCCGAGCGCGGGCTCAAGGCGCACCCGGCGAGCGAGGTGCTGGCGATCGAGGCGGGGCGGCTGGCGCTGCTGCTGGGGGACACCGCGCGGGCCGTGGAGATCGCCGGGGCGGGGTGCGCGGCGAACCCGGGATCGCTGCGGCTGGCGCGGTTCCGGGCGTTCGCCGCGAACTACGAGCCGACGGTGGAGCCGGCGGATGCGTTCGATCTGCACCGCGCGGCGGGGGCGCTGCTTGAATCACGGCTGCCGGAGCAGCCGCCGGGCGCGTGGGACCTGGACGCGGAGCGGCCGCTGCGGATCGGGCTTCTCTCGGCGGACCTGAACAACCACGTGGTGGCGCGGTTCCTCGGGCCGCTGCTGCGGAACCTGGACGGGGGGTCGTTCAGCGTGCGGATGTACATGACGTCCTCGCGGACGGATGGGATGTCGCAGCGGCTTGCGTCGATGGGTGCCGGGTTTGTCGTGCTCGCCGGCGTGGGGACCGCCGAGCAGGCGGCGGCGATCCGCGGCGACCGGATCGACATCCTGATTGAACTCGGTGGGTACACGGGGGAGCCGGCACTGGATCCCATGGCGCAGCGGTGCGCGCCGCTGCAGGGGACGTACCTCGGATACCCGGCGACGACCGGGTGCACGCGGGTGGACTTCCGGCTGGTTGATTCGCTGACGGACCCGCCGGGGGAAGCCGAGCGGTTCGCGACGGAGCGGCTGATGCGGCTGGACCCGTGCTTCCTGTGCTACGAGCCGCAGGAGGGGGACGCGGGGGCGGCACGTGCCGGGCGGGCGGAGGGGGGGATCCGGTTCGGATCGTTCAACGCGCTGCAGAAGATCAACCCCCCGCTGCTGCGGCTGTGGTCGCGGGTGCTGGAGGCGATGCCGGGATCGACACTGGTCATCAAGAACATGGCGCTGGTGCAGGCCGAGGTGCGCGAGGTGCTGCGCGGGCGGCTCGCGGCCGCGGGGCTGGGGGTGGATCGGGTGCGGATTGTCGCGCCGCACGATCGAGCGGCGGACCACCTTGCGGCGTACGCGGAGATCGACATCGCGCTCGACACGTTCCCCTACTGCGGCACGACGACGACGTGCGAGGCGCTGTGGATGGGGGTGCCGGTGGTGAGCAAGGTGGGCGGCGTGCACGCCTCGCGCGTGGGGCTGTCGTTGCTGTCGGCGGTGGGCCTGTCGGATCTGGCGGCGGGGAGTGACGATGAGTTTGTGCAGACAGCCGCGGGGCTGGCGGGAGACCGGGATCGTCTCGCGGCGCTTCGCGGCGGGCTGCGGGAGACGATGCGGGGGAGCGTGCTGTGCGACGGCGCGGGGTTTGCGGCGAGGTTCGGGGCGGTGATGCGCGGGCTGTGGCGTGAGCGGTGCGCGGCTGGGCTTGGCAGCGGTTGA
- a CDS encoding ATP-dependent Clp protease ATP-binding subunit produces MFERFTDRARKVMALANQEAQRFNHEYIGTEHILLGLVKEGSGVGANVLKNLDVDLRKVRLEVEKLVKAGPDMVTMGKLPQTPRAKKVIEYAIEEARNLNHNYVGTEHLLLGLLREHDGVAAQVLMNLGLKLEEVREEVLNLLGAGTESEEATGGGGAASSGPGEAAASGGGSSSGEARSKGKSKTPALDSFGRDLTELARETQLDPVIGRETEIERLVQVLCRRTKNNPVLLGEAGVGKTAIVEGLAQRIISGEVPDILHDRRLVVLDLAMMVAGTKYRGQFEERIKAVMNEVRRAGNVILFIDELHTLVGAGGAEGAIDASNVLKPALARGEIQCIGATTFDEYRKYIEKDAALARRFQSIPVDPPTNEQTVEIIKGLRDRYEQHHRVQITDEAIKVAVELSGRYISGRVQPDKSIDVIDEAGARVRIKSMTKPPNLADLEGDIERLSVEKDEAVKAADYERAAELRDKAEQLRRDKERLQKEWRDKTKEISGIVDDNVIAEVVSKMTGVPLQRLEKEEAQRLLDLEKELHRRVVSQEEAIKAISKSIRRARAGLKDPKRPMGSFLFLGPSGVGKTLVCKALAEFMFGDEDAMIVLDMSEYMEKHNVSRLVGAPPGYVGYEEGGQLTERVRRRPYSVVLLDEVEKAHPDVFNMLLQIMEEGRLTDSFGRNVDFRNTVMIMTSNIGADLIKGGGGFGFQKRADGVDFDNIKTILMKEIERFFRPEFINRLDDVIVFRPLNKENLTNIIELEVGKVMKRLTAQGVVLELDQKAKDFLIDKGYNPDFGARPLRRAIGTYLEDPLSEMLLQGDFKPPCKVKVTKKDDEPDANGKKPEEHLFFSFEESPTETPPKKDKGDRPVTASA; encoded by the coding sequence ATGTTCGAACGATTCACCGATCGCGCGCGGAAGGTGATGGCGCTCGCCAACCAGGAAGCGCAGCGGTTCAACCACGAGTACATCGGGACCGAGCACATCCTTCTGGGGCTGGTGAAGGAGGGCTCCGGGGTCGGCGCGAACGTTCTGAAGAACTTGGACGTGGACCTGCGGAAGGTGCGCCTGGAGGTCGAGAAGCTGGTGAAGGCCGGCCCGGACATGGTGACGATGGGGAAGCTGCCCCAGACGCCGCGGGCGAAAAAGGTGATCGAGTACGCGATCGAGGAGGCCCGGAACCTCAACCACAACTACGTCGGGACGGAGCACCTGCTGCTGGGGCTGCTGCGTGAGCACGACGGGGTGGCGGCGCAGGTGCTGATGAACCTGGGGCTGAAGCTGGAGGAGGTGCGCGAGGAGGTGCTGAACCTGCTGGGCGCCGGGACCGAGAGCGAGGAGGCGACCGGCGGCGGCGGCGCGGCGTCGTCGGGGCCGGGCGAGGCGGCGGCGTCGGGCGGCGGGTCGTCGTCGGGCGAGGCGCGGTCGAAGGGCAAGAGCAAGACTCCGGCGCTGGACTCGTTCGGGCGTGACCTGACGGAGCTGGCGCGGGAGACGCAGCTGGACCCGGTGATCGGCCGGGAGACGGAGATCGAGCGGCTGGTGCAGGTGCTGTGCCGGCGGACGAAGAACAACCCGGTGCTGCTGGGCGAGGCCGGGGTGGGGAAGACGGCGATCGTCGAGGGTCTGGCGCAGCGGATCATCTCGGGCGAGGTTCCGGACATCCTGCACGACCGGCGGCTGGTGGTGCTGGACCTGGCGATGATGGTCGCGGGGACGAAGTACCGCGGGCAGTTCGAGGAGCGGATCAAGGCGGTGATGAACGAGGTGCGGCGGGCCGGGAACGTGATCCTGTTCATCGACGAGCTGCACACGCTGGTGGGCGCGGGCGGCGCGGAGGGCGCGATCGACGCGTCGAACGTGCTCAAGCCGGCGCTGGCCCGCGGCGAGATCCAGTGCATCGGCGCGACGACTTTCGATGAGTACCGCAAGTACATCGAGAAGGACGCGGCGCTGGCGCGGCGGTTCCAGTCGATCCCGGTGGATCCGCCGACGAACGAGCAGACGGTGGAGATCATCAAGGGCCTGCGGGACCGGTACGAGCAGCACCACCGCGTGCAGATCACCGACGAGGCGATCAAGGTGGCGGTGGAGCTTTCGGGGCGGTACATCTCGGGGCGGGTGCAGCCGGACAAGTCGATCGACGTGATCGACGAGGCGGGTGCGCGGGTGCGGATCAAGAGCATGACCAAGCCGCCGAACCTGGCGGACCTCGAGGGCGACATCGAGCGGCTGAGCGTGGAGAAGGACGAGGCCGTGAAGGCCGCGGACTACGAGCGCGCTGCGGAGCTGCGTGACAAGGCGGAGCAGCTGCGCCGCGACAAGGAGCGGCTGCAGAAGGAGTGGCGGGACAAGACGAAGGAGATCTCGGGGATCGTCGACGACAACGTCATCGCCGAGGTCGTGAGCAAGATGACGGGCGTCCCGCTGCAGCGGCTGGAGAAGGAAGAGGCCCAGCGGCTGCTGGACCTGGAGAAGGAGCTGCACCGGCGCGTGGTGTCGCAGGAGGAGGCGATCAAGGCCATCTCCAAGAGCATCCGGCGTGCGCGTGCGGGCCTGAAGGACCCGAAGCGGCCGATGGGTTCGTTCCTGTTCCTGGGCCCGTCGGGCGTGGGCAAGACGCTGGTGTGCAAGGCGCTGGCGGAGTTCATGTTCGGCGACGAGGACGCGATGATCGTGCTGGACATGTCGGAGTACATGGAGAAGCACAACGTGAGCCGGCTGGTGGGCGCTCCCCCCGGGTACGTCGGGTACGAAGAGGGCGGCCAGCTGACGGAGCGCGTGCGGCGGCGGCCGTACTCGGTGGTGCTGCTCGACGAGGTCGAGAAGGCGCACCCGGACGTGTTCAACATGCTGCTGCAGATCATGGAAGAGGGCCGGCTGACGGACTCGTTCGGCCGCAACGTCGACTTCCGCAACACGGTGATGATCATGACCTCGAACATCGGGGCGGATCTGATCAAGGGCGGCGGCGGCTTCGGCTTCCAGAAGCGGGCGGACGGCGTGGACTTCGACAACATCAAGACGATCCTGATGAAGGAGATCGAGCGGTTCTTCCGGCCCGAGTTCATCAACCGGCTTGACGACGTGATCGTGTTCCGGCCGCTGAACAAGGAGAACCTGACGAACATCATCGAGCTGGAGGTCGGCAAGGTGATGAAGCGTCTGACGGCCCAGGGCGTGGTGCTGGAGCTGGATCAGAAGGCGAAGGACTTCCTGATCGACAAGGGGTACAACCCGGACTTCGGCGCCAGGCCGCTGCGGCGGGCGATCGGGACGTACCTGGAGGACCCGCTGTCGGAGATGCTGCTGCAGGGCGACTTCAAGCCGCCGTGCAAGGTAAAGGTGACGAAGAAGGACGACGAGCCGGATGCGAACGGCAAGAAGCCCGAGGAGCACCTGTTCTTCAGCTTCGAGGAATCGCCCACGGAGACCCCGCCGAAGAAGGACAAGGGTGACCGGCCGGTGACGGCGAGCGCGTAG
- the holA gene encoding DNA polymerase III subunit delta: protein MARAAGKAERAALSAQTRVAILHGPERFLQELYTDQLREALIKVHGAGDAVQVVRFDGGALGAASGGTGGVADILDECRSYGLMASYKLVVVDNADDLVKSTDDEEGAEAPKAVKGGRGARVKTAREILESYTEEPSDSATLVLRADTWRPGRLDKAVAALGARGAVMKCEPPSEADAARWARARCSARHGGTLTEAGAAQLVQLVGPELGRIDSELGKLALANPGEPIGPELVKEFVGMSREEKFFAIQASLLSGDAREALTHLRELVDVSRQDPVPLGWAFTDLARKVHGLSRGMAQGESPQSLMRTLKIWGRPDEVDRLVRASKRLSPDRAAGLLQAAINTDVALKSSLGDPVRNLETLALRFTSALG, encoded by the coding sequence ATGGCGCGTGCGGCTGGAAAAGCGGAACGGGCGGCGCTCTCGGCGCAGACGCGGGTGGCGATCCTGCATGGACCGGAGCGGTTCCTGCAGGAGTTGTACACGGATCAGCTCAGAGAGGCCCTGATCAAGGTGCACGGGGCGGGGGATGCGGTGCAGGTGGTGCGGTTTGACGGCGGGGCGCTGGGGGCGGCGTCCGGGGGGACGGGGGGCGTGGCGGACATCCTGGATGAGTGCCGGTCGTACGGGCTGATGGCCTCGTACAAGCTCGTCGTTGTCGACAACGCGGACGACCTCGTGAAGAGCACGGATGATGAGGAGGGAGCGGAGGCGCCCAAGGCGGTGAAGGGCGGGCGCGGGGCGCGGGTGAAGACGGCGCGGGAGATCCTGGAGTCGTACACGGAGGAGCCGAGCGACTCGGCGACGCTGGTGCTGCGCGCGGACACGTGGCGGCCGGGGCGGCTGGACAAGGCGGTGGCGGCGCTGGGGGCGCGCGGGGCGGTGATGAAGTGCGAGCCGCCGTCGGAGGCGGATGCGGCCCGGTGGGCGCGGGCGCGGTGCTCGGCGAGGCACGGGGGGACGCTGACGGAGGCGGGGGCGGCGCAGTTGGTGCAGCTGGTGGGGCCGGAACTGGGCCGGATCGATTCGGAGTTGGGGAAGTTGGCGCTGGCCAACCCGGGGGAGCCGATCGGGCCGGAGCTGGTGAAGGAGTTCGTGGGGATGTCGCGGGAGGAGAAGTTCTTCGCGATCCAGGCCTCACTGCTTTCGGGGGATGCGCGGGAGGCGTTGACGCACCTGAGGGAGTTGGTCGATGTATCGCGGCAGGACCCGGTGCCGCTGGGGTGGGCGTTCACGGACCTGGCGAGGAAGGTGCACGGGCTCAGCCGCGGGATGGCGCAGGGGGAGAGCCCGCAGTCGCTGATGAGGACGCTGAAGATCTGGGGGAGGCCGGACGAGGTGGACCGGCTGGTGCGGGCGTCGAAGCGGCTGTCGCCGGACCGGGCGGCGGGGCTGCTGCAGGCGGCGATCAATACAGATGTGGCGCTTAAGAGCAGTTTGGGGGACCCGGTGAGGAACCTGGAGACGCTGGCGCTGCGATTTACAAGCGCGCTGGGGTGA
- a CDS encoding VOC family protein, which produces MTRLIVGVFVGFLGGLAASPFGALTQPASTPAAPAATHAPGDHPMQLGNFSVSLAVKDIAASRAFYEKMGFRVRGGDQAKNWLILQNETSTIGIFQGMFKGNILTFNPGWDRACNTLAEFDDVREIQRTLKKQGLALTTEADESTTGPASLMLQDPDGNTILIDQHVPAPGKK; this is translated from the coding sequence ATGACTCGGCTCATCGTAGGCGTTTTTGTCGGTTTTCTTGGCGGACTCGCGGCGTCGCCGTTCGGGGCGCTCACCCAGCCGGCGTCGACGCCGGCGGCGCCCGCCGCCACCCACGCACCCGGAGACCATCCCATGCAGCTTGGCAACTTCTCGGTCAGTCTTGCCGTCAAGGACATCGCCGCGTCTCGTGCGTTCTACGAGAAGATGGGGTTCCGAGTCCGCGGGGGGGACCAGGCGAAGAACTGGCTGATCCTGCAGAACGAGACGAGCACGATCGGGATTTTCCAGGGGATGTTCAAGGGGAACATCCTGACGTTCAACCCCGGGTGGGACCGGGCGTGCAACACGCTGGCGGAGTTCGACGATGTGCGAGAGATCCAGCGGACGCTCAAGAAGCAAGGCCTGGCGCTGACGACCGAGGCGGACGAATCGACGACGGGGCCCGCGAGCCTGATGCTGCAGGACCCGGATGGGAACACGATCCTGATCGACCAGCACGTGCCGGCACCGGGTAAGAAGTGA
- a CDS encoding helix-turn-helix domain-containing protein: MRTQSKSHAAPPTRYVERINLAIDHVVTHLAEPRRLRLNDVSQAAGLSPFHFHRVFQAMVGQTLAEFVKRLRLERALHMMAHGRRPSLTTIALACGFSSSSDFTRCFTQRYGAPPSRFDIKAWREAHSAELEKTIPGSPSRPHLGPLPAPSAAAGDNPDGFTVKIRDLPARTVAYIRVHNPYESEAPVKAVHRLLAWAERHALADGQWLGYQWENPEIVPLKYCRYHAAVEIPASTLDRPGRAASTRRAAGSAAFGGEIGRFRFPPMVVAQVEIRGTIDLELRALQWLYGSWLPTSGYVPDDHPCFEAWIGRPFAHGMEHFELHAQLPVKRG; the protein is encoded by the coding sequence TTGCGGACTCAATCAAAATCCCACGCCGCACCGCCCACCCGCTACGTCGAGCGGATCAACCTCGCCATCGACCACGTCGTGACGCACCTCGCCGAGCCGCGCCGCCTGCGCCTCAACGACGTCTCTCAGGCCGCCGGCCTCTCTCCCTTCCACTTCCACCGCGTCTTCCAGGCCATGGTCGGCCAGACGCTCGCCGAGTTCGTGAAGCGACTCCGGCTCGAACGCGCCCTGCACATGATGGCCCACGGCCGCAGGCCGTCGCTGACCACGATCGCCCTCGCCTGCGGCTTCTCCTCCTCATCCGATTTCACCCGGTGCTTCACGCAGCGCTACGGAGCCCCCCCGAGCAGGTTCGACATCAAGGCCTGGCGCGAGGCGCACAGCGCCGAACTCGAAAAGACCATCCCAGGTTCCCCCTCGCGCCCGCACCTGGGCCCGCTCCCCGCTCCGTCCGCCGCCGCGGGCGACAACCCCGACGGCTTCACGGTGAAGATCCGCGACCTCCCCGCCCGCACCGTCGCGTACATCCGCGTCCACAATCCCTATGAGAGCGAGGCGCCCGTCAAAGCCGTCCACCGCCTCCTCGCCTGGGCCGAGCGACACGCCCTCGCCGACGGCCAGTGGCTCGGCTACCAGTGGGAGAACCCCGAGATCGTCCCCCTCAAGTACTGCCGCTACCACGCGGCGGTCGAGATCCCCGCCTCCACCCTTGATCGGCCCGGACGCGCGGCGAGCACGCGCCGAGCCGCCGGATCCGCCGCGTTCGGCGGCGAGATCGGCCGCTTCCGCTTCCCGCCCATGGTCGTCGCCCAGGTCGAGATCCGCGGCACGATCGACCTCGAACTCCGCGCCCTCCAATGGCTCTACGGCTCCTGGCTCCCCACGAGCGGCTACGTCCCCGACGACCACCCCTGCTTCGAAGCCTGGATCGGCCGCCCCTTCGCCCACGGCATGGAGCACTTCGAACTCCACGCCCAGTTGCCCGTGAAACGCGGCTGA
- a CDS encoding PaaI family thioesterase, whose amino-acid sequence MPSSPLHDRIAESFRRQQLLSTLGARLLRVADGEVDIELPWAETIQQQHGFAHAGAIATIADSACGYACLTRMAEGSAVLSVEFKINLLAPAVGERFVARGRVVRVGRTVGVATAEVVAHAAAKPDQCVALMQATMMRVEPRNGAGG is encoded by the coding sequence ATGCCCAGTTCGCCCCTTCACGATCGCATCGCCGAGTCATTCCGGCGCCAGCAGCTCCTCTCCACACTCGGTGCGAGACTGCTTCGCGTCGCTGACGGCGAGGTGGACATCGAGTTGCCATGGGCCGAGACGATCCAGCAGCAGCACGGCTTCGCGCACGCCGGAGCCATCGCAACCATCGCCGATTCCGCCTGCGGCTACGCGTGCCTGACCCGGATGGCCGAAGGCTCGGCCGTTCTCAGCGTCGAGTTCAAGATCAACCTTCTCGCCCCGGCGGTGGGCGAGCGGTTCGTCGCGCGGGGACGCGTCGTTCGAGTCGGCCGAACCGTCGGCGTCGCAACCGCGGAAGTCGTCGCGCACGCAGCGGCGAAGCCCGATCAGTGCGTGGCTTTGATGCAGGCGACCATGATGCGCGTCGAGCCAAGGAACGGCGCGGGAGGCTGA
- a CDS encoding DUF4304 domain-containing protein: MNCTEMAKVVRGIARPLGYRGRGGLFWRTGDELTRLIHLQRSRWGAGVYVNCGVVPSRFVIKRTPPGSGYWGVEFRPTSWHGPHFDLFCRCEADHEDRMSARTMTRGLRWLVGWMDETYSDEDRVRALVLNRSTIQHAHSTIAMKDWARGRLRAPAHYFDGASHF, from the coding sequence ATGAACTGCACCGAAATGGCCAAGGTGGTGCGAGGGATCGCGAGACCGCTTGGATACAGGGGTCGTGGGGGACTGTTCTGGCGCACCGGCGACGAACTGACTCGTCTCATTCATCTGCAACGAAGCCGATGGGGCGCCGGCGTGTACGTGAACTGCGGTGTCGTTCCGAGTCGTTTTGTCATCAAGAGGACGCCTCCGGGGTCCGGGTATTGGGGAGTTGAGTTCCGGCCTACGTCCTGGCATGGTCCGCACTTCGACCTGTTCTGCAGGTGCGAGGCGGATCATGAGGACCGGATGTCGGCTCGCACGATGACACGGGGCCTGCGGTGGCTCGTGGGATGGATGGATGAGACCTACTCCGACGAGGACCGGGTTCGGGCGCTAGTGCTCAACAGGTCCACGATCCAACATGCTCATTCGACCATCGCGATGAAGGACTGGGCGCGGGGCCGACTGCGGGCACCTGCTCACTACTTTGATGGCGCCTCGCACTTCTGA
- a CDS encoding ROK family protein: MPKERPIVGVDLGGTNMQIGVVDASDSIIGASRKRTQADQGMHKVLDRLINGIEEACEQAGVEIGDLAGVGIGAPSPVDPESGVVLNAVNLGWKDVPLADILKDRLKTTIVVDNDVNVAVYGEWKLGAGKGASDMLGVWIGTGVGGGLVLNNRLYSGGFLTAGEIGHTTLFPGAPFGARNLENFCSRTNIAKRLEMLIRSNNASALSELTDGKLDKIKSKLIARAYAEGDDLTRLVVEDAADLIGLAAANAVTLLSLPRVILGGGFTEALGEPFVKKVRHATRQYAFPDRCKQVDVVASTLEDNAGLLGAALLARERMEGDGKD, from the coding sequence ATGCCCAAGGAACGGCCCATCGTCGGCGTTGATCTCGGCGGCACGAACATGCAGATCGGCGTCGTCGACGCGTCGGACTCGATCATCGGCGCGAGCCGAAAGAGGACGCAGGCGGACCAGGGGATGCACAAGGTCCTGGACCGGCTCATCAACGGGATCGAGGAGGCGTGCGAGCAGGCGGGTGTCGAGATCGGCGACCTGGCGGGCGTGGGGATCGGGGCGCCGAGCCCGGTGGACCCCGAGTCGGGCGTGGTGCTCAACGCGGTGAACCTGGGGTGGAAGGACGTGCCGCTCGCGGACATCCTGAAGGACCGGCTCAAGACGACGATCGTGGTGGACAACGACGTGAACGTGGCGGTGTATGGGGAGTGGAAACTGGGCGCGGGGAAGGGGGCCTCGGACATGCTGGGGGTGTGGATCGGGACAGGCGTGGGCGGCGGGCTGGTGCTGAACAACCGGCTGTATTCGGGCGGGTTTCTGACGGCGGGTGAGATCGGGCATACGACGCTGTTTCCCGGGGCGCCGTTCGGGGCAAGAAATCTCGAGAACTTCTGCTCGCGGACGAACATCGCGAAGCGGCTGGAGATGCTGATCCGGTCGAATAACGCCTCGGCGCTGTCGGAGTTGACGGACGGGAAACTGGACAAGATCAAATCGAAGTTGATCGCGCGGGCGTACGCCGAGGGCGACGACCTGACGCGGCTGGTGGTGGAGGACGCGGCGGACCTGATCGGGCTGGCGGCGGCGAACGCGGTGACGCTGCTGTCGCTGCCGCGGGTGATCCTGGGCGGCGGGTTTACGGAGGCGCTCGGGGAGCCGTTCGTGAAGAAGGTTCGGCATGCGACGCGGCAGTACGCGTTCCCGGATCGGTGCAAGCAGGTGGATGTGGTGGCGAGCACGCTGGAGGACAACGCGGGGCTGCTGGGCGCCGCGCTGCTGGCGCGGGAGCGGATGGAAGGGGATGGGAAGGATTGA